The genomic segment GAGGAAATCCCCCGAGCCATTGCCGCGTCCAGGAACCGCTCGCGAAATCGCTCGAACGCGTCCGGCGCGAGGCTGAGCCCCACGGCGGCTCGGTGTCCGCCGAAGGTCAGAAGATCATCCGCGCAGAGCCGCACGAGGTCAAGCAGGTCCCACCGCCCCGCCGTCCGTCCCGATCCCCGCAGCGTCGCCCCGTCGCTCGCGAGGAGAATGGCCGGCACGCCGAAGCGATCGGCCATCCGCGCCGCCGCGATCCCCAGGACTCCGGGATGCCATCGATCCGACTGCAGAAGCAAGGGAGCCCCCGAGAGGCGCCGGGGATCCGCCTCCGCCATCTCCGTCGCCTCTCGCTCGACCCTGTCGAGGAGACGCCTTCGCTCCTGGTTGTGGCAGTCGAGCGCCATGGCCAGAGCCTGGCACCGCTCCTCGTCGTCGCACAGGAGCAGGGACAGGGCGACGGACGCCTCGCCGACCCTTCCCGCGGCGTTCAGGCGCGGCGCGAGCCTGTATCCCACGTCGGAGGAGCCGAGTCGCTCCGGAACGACACCCGCGACCTTCATGAGGGCACGCATCGCGGGGCGCGGGGCCCTCCGCAGGAGCGACAGGCCCGCGTGGGCGAGGATCCTGTTGTCCCCCTCGAGCCGGACGTTGTCGGCGATCGTGCCGAGGGCCACGAGATCAAGATACTCCCGAGGGGACGGCCATCCCTGCCCGCTCCCAGCTCCGGACCGCCAGAGGGCATCCAGTAGCCGGGCCACGATTCCCACCGCCGCGAGGTCAGGAAAGGGATAGGAGGAGTCCTCGCGCCAGGGATTCACCACCGCGTCTGCGCGGGGAAGGTCGCCTTCGATCTGGTGGTGATCGGCGACGATGACATCGATGCCCAGCGCGTTCGCCTTCGCGACCGCCTCGCGCGCGTTCGTCCCGCTGTCCGCGGCGATCAGCAGCCGCGCGCCGAGGGACTCGGCCTCCTCGACGATCTTAGGCGAAAGGCCGTACCCCTCCCCCAACCTCTCGGGAACCCGGGCGCGGACGTTCGCGCCCAGCCGCTCGAGGTACCGGCACATCAACGCGGTTGCGGTCAGGCCGTCGACGTCGTAGTCGCCGAACACAAAGATCGTCTCCCGGCGGTCAAGAGCCTTCCGCAGGCGCTCGATCGCCGGCGCGACGTCGGGAAGCAGGGCGGAATCGCTCAGATCTTCGAGCGCGGGAGCAAGGAAGGCCCGGACCTGCTCGTCGCTCGCGAGTCCGCGCGCCCGAAGCAGGCGTCGGACCAGGCGCGGCACCGGATCGGGCTCCGCCGGGCCCGGGGACTCAGCAGGTTCCTTGAGGACCCAACGCATCCTCGCGCCCCCCAAAGCCGTTCCGTCGCCCGTCGGTCCGCGCCGCCGACTTCTCTAGAGCTTTCGATCGATCGACGCCGCCTCGCGCAGCGCATCCAG from the Candidatus Eisenbacteria bacterium genome contains:
- the recJ gene encoding single-stranded-DNA-specific exonuclease RecJ; translation: MRWVLKEPAESPGPAEPDPVPRLVRRLLRARGLASDEQVRAFLAPALEDLSDSALLPDVAPAIERLRKALDRRETIFVFGDYDVDGLTATALMCRYLERLGANVRARVPERLGEGYGLSPKIVEEAESLGARLLIAADSGTNAREAVAKANALGIDVIVADHHQIEGDLPRADAVVNPWREDSSYPFPDLAAVGIVARLLDALWRSGAGSGQGWPSPREYLDLVALGTIADNVRLEGDNRILAHAGLSLLRRAPRPAMRALMKVAGVVPERLGSSDVGYRLAPRLNAAGRVGEASVALSLLLCDDEERCQALAMALDCHNQERRRLLDRVEREATEMAEADPRRLSGAPLLLQSDRWHPGVLGIAAARMADRFGVPAILLASDGATLRGSGRTAGRWDLLDLVRLCADDLLTFGGHRAAVGLSLAPDAFERFRERFLDAAMARGISSSEGERVQEIDARADLEEVDLDFLDWLERLEPFGAGNNEPVLALKGTVSGGVRVLKDEHLKFDLTDGRTRRECIGFGWAGQARWLEGQRGDVHVAASASRNVYRGEERIQLQVRGLSGENPFGNG